The following proteins are encoded in a genomic region of Drosophila bipectinata strain 14024-0381.07 chromosome XL, DbipHiC1v2, whole genome shotgun sequence:
- the NAAT1 gene encoding sodium-dependent nutrient amino acid transporter 1, with product MELKPNGNHNNNNATEKSEDKEKAQVERSNWGNGLEFLMSCISVSVGLGNVWRFPFTAYENGGGAFLIPYIIVLFLIGKPMYYLEMIMGQFTSQGTVKIWSVCPGFVGVGYGQAFGTICIISYYSSLLALTLYYLFVSFQSELPWSYCREDWLNCVDSRPAEYTENLLTGLASNVSTLASNLTSSASGTGVSLLADNQTDKLQSSSEIYFLDVVIKEKLDISDGIGNPDWKLTLALLTSWVVIFLVIMRGVKSSGKAAYFLALFPYVVLIVLLIRAVTLEGAREGIIFFLEPQWGELLNPTVWKNAVVQCFFSLAVGSGPIIMFASYNRFDHGIYRDAMIVTTLDTLTSLLGGITIFAILGNLAHNLNIENIRDVVRSGTGLAFISYPDAISKFQAVPQLFSVLFFFMLFVLGIGSIVALQSTIVTIICDQFKGLRYWKVALGTSICGFLMGLVYVTPGGQWILTLVDFYGGTYVVFILAIFELAGIVWIYGLQNFCDDIEFMCNRRVSLYWRMCWSFFTPVMMIVIFIYSMVTIEPIQYSELYFPEAGNVAGWLLFGIGAAQFPLWGLWYVSRHREGSFCSSIMASLKPNEKWGPANAEVKREWQIFKSQKAAQRAAQKESSKLGFFWRKITNFCGSNI from the exons AAATCTGAGGATAAGGAGAAGGCCCAGGTGGAGCGGTCCAACTGGGGAAATGGCTTGGAATTTTTAATGTCCTGTATTTCCGTGTCAGTGGGCTTGGGAAATGTCTGGCGGTTTCCCTTCACAGCCTACGAGAACGGTGGCGGTGCCTTTCTGATACCCTACATCATAGTGTTGTTTTTAATAG GCAAACCAATGTACTATCTGGAAATGATTATGGGACAGTTCACCAGCCAGGGAACTGTTAAAATCTGGTCCGTTTGTCCGGGCTTTGTGGGTGTAGGCTATGGCCAGGCCTTTGGAACGATTTGCATCATCTCGTACTACTCCTCGCTTCTGGCCCTGACCCTGTACTacctctttgtgtccttccaatCGGAGCTGCCGTGGTCCTATTGCCGGGAAGATTGGCTGAACTGTGTGGACTCACGGCCGGCGGAGTATACGGAAAACCTGCTAACCGGACTCGCCAGCAACGTCTCCACATTGGCCAGTAACCTCACCAGCTCCGCCAGCGGCACGGGTGTCAGCTTGTTGGCCGACAACCAGACGGACAAGTTGCAAAGCAGCTCCGAAATCTACTTCCT AGACGTAGTCATCAAGGAGAAGCTGGACATCTCGGACGGAATCGGTAACCCCGACTGGAAACTGACCCTGGCCCTGCTCACCTCCTGGGTGGTCATCTTCCTGGTGATCATGCGCGGAGTGAAGAGCTCCGGCAAGGCCGCCTACTTCCTGGCCCTGTTCCCCTACGTGGTCCTGATCGTCCTGCTCATCCGGGCCGTGACCCTGGAGGGGGCCCGGGAGGGAATCATCTTCTTCCTGGAGCCGCAGTGGGGCGAGCTTCTGAATCCGACGGTGTGGAAAAATGCGGTGGTGCAGTGCTTCTTCTCGCTGGCTGTGGGATCCGGTCCGATCATCATGTTTGCCTCGTACAACCGTTTCGATCACGGCATCTACAGGGACGCCATGATAGTGACCACGCTGGACACTCTGACGAGTCTCCTTGGGGGCATAACGATATTTGCGATTCTTGGAAATCTCGCCCACAACCTGAACATCGAGAACATCCGTGATGTGGTGCGCAGCGGCACGGGATTGGCCTTCATCTCGTATCCGGATGCCATATCCAAGTTCCAGGCAGTTCCCCAACTCTTCTCCGTTCTGTTCTTCTTCATGCTCTTTGTCCTGGGAATCGGATCGATTGTGGCCCTCCAGAGCACCATTGTCACCATCATCTGTGATCAGTTCAAAGGCCTGAGGTACTGGAAGGTGGCTCTGGGCACATCCATATGTGGTTTCCTCATGGGACTCGTCTATGTCACGCCG GGTGGCCAATGGATCCTGACCCTTGTGGACTTTTATGGCGGCACTTATGTGGTGTTCATCTTGGCCATTTTCGAATTGGCTGGCATAGTTTGGATCTATG gcTTACAAAACTTCTGCGATGATATCGAGTTCATGTGCAATCGCCGGGTTTCACTGTACTGGCGCATGTGCTGGTCCTTCTTCACTCCCGTGATGATGATCGTTATCTTTATTTACTCCATGGTCACCATAGAGCCCATTCAGTACAGTGAACTCTACTTCCCCGAAGCGGGTAATG tgGCAGGCTGGCTATTGTTTGGCATTGGAGCCGCCCAGTTCCCGTTGTGGGGTCTCTGGTATGTTTCCCGCCACAGAGAAGGATCCTTCTGTTCG tCCATTATGGCCTCGCTGAAACCAAATGAAAAATGGGGTCCTGCCAATGCCGAGGTGAAGCGCGAATGGCAGATATTCAAAAGCCAAAAGGCCGCCCAAAGAGCCGCCCAGAAAGAGTCTTCCAAGCTCGGATTCTTCTGGCGAAAAATAACCAATTTCTGCGGCAGTAATATTTAA